Proteins encoded by one window of Glycine soja cultivar W05 chromosome 15, ASM419377v2, whole genome shotgun sequence:
- the LOC114387004 gene encoding uncharacterized protein LOC114387004, whose protein sequence is MPKRDRTKKTAKATESVPEPQPQLQPPQFIDLEIQAMERQIGAIRAVRDVEIEHLLTELRFLRSRFSSEELRKPVLQVFEETLPNLAVVNDERSKKLEVKWRETEGCNDGVDLHASLLQRLSMASIPRFPGFEYSTNEGRMSFIGADDLHFKDIALEEPSDTQTLAVQEGLQTPGVTSQRLSVGMTPKTLRLPKPGEMLLSVHGSPLGVYKDNNMEAIHESEEG, encoded by the exons ATGCCGAAGCGTGATAGAACCAAGAAAACCGCGAAAGCAACCGAATCAGTACCCGAACCTCAACCTCAACTGCAGCCACCACAATTCATCGACCTCGAAATCCAAG CGATGGAGCGACAAATTGGCGCGATCAGGGCGGTTCGCGACGTGGAGATCGAGCACCTGCTCACGGAGCTGCGGTTCCTGCGCTCGCGGTTCAGCAGCGAAGAGCTCCGGAAGCCCGTGCTGCAGGTTTTCGAAGAAACCCTACCGAATCTCGCTGTCGTGAACGACGAGCGCAGCAAGAAGCTTGAAGTGAAATGGAGAGAGACGGAGGGTTGTAACGATGGTGTGGATTTGCACGCTTCTTTGCTCCAGAGGTTGTCCATGGCTTCCATCCCTCGCTTCCCTGGGTTTGAATATTCCACCAATGAAG GGAGAATGAGCTTTATTGGGGCTGATGACCTGCATTTCAAGGACATT GCTTTGGAGGAACCATCTGACACTCAGACTCTAGCAGTGCAAGAAGGTCTTCAGACTCCCGGT GTGACTAGTCAGAGGTTGTCAGTTGGGATGACACCCAAAACACTTAGGCTGCCCAAACCTGGCGAGATGCTTCTCTCTGTGCATGGATCACCTCTAGGTGTTTACAAGGATAATAACATGGAAGCCATACATG AGTCAGAGGAGGGTTGA
- the LOC114385997 gene encoding uncharacterized protein LOC114385997, with product MAARNERERLLTEALNNLAQVMANQGGGGGATMYHGLDRFQRNNPPTFKGGYDPEGAEAWLREIEKIFRVMECQDHQKVLFATHMLADEAEYWWENTRPRLEGAGVVVVQWETFRQTFLEKYFPEDVKNRKEMEFLELK from the coding sequence ATGGCTGCGAGAAATGAGCGAGAACGACTTCTTACCGAGGCCTTGAACAACTTGGCGCAAGTTATGGCCAATCAGGGAGGCGGTGGAGGAGCAACTATGTACCATGGGTTAGATCGCTTTCAGAGGAACAACCCACCTACTTTCAAAGGGGGTTATGATCCTGAGGGTGCTGAGGCTTGGCTGAGGGAGATTGAGAAGATCTTCCGGGTGATGGAGTGTCAGGACCATCAGAAGGTGTTGTTTGCTACTCACATGCTAGCAGATGAGGCGGAGTACTGGTGGGAGAACACTCGCCCACGTTTAGAGGGAGCAGGTGTTGTTGTTGTCCAATGGGAGACTTTCAGACAAACTTTTCTGGAGAAGTATTTTCCAGAAGATGTGAAGAATAGGAAGGAGATGGAGTTTCTCGAGCTGAAATAG